One region of Sylvia atricapilla isolate bSylAtr1 chromosome Z, bSylAtr1.pri, whole genome shotgun sequence genomic DNA includes:
- the LOC136373762 gene encoding interleukin-6 receptor subunit beta-like: MKSSLLAAIFLLARDSCRCTDWDSPFCRQLPDWDNELVCYKELSEDLTCTWLPLPNAANTVNYTVYLKWNKIRTPFKQQTSSPSITIERRNIYIERFVSVWIAVKYAHDICAKGKNISVLPSKAGKCLSPSNINAYQITNQLIIKWDLPTVHAQHELRYREALTESAPWTLVPLGSNVNVTISNLNAMSSYIVQLRCITKDGLNCVCVWSKEILVPHKLMNKPRISYNVTTRVSPGRRSVLLKWEVAESENVLGYFVNVERIPNSCSHPPNHISLKDREILVNISMAYYRINISAYNEAGESPRAIYIVPEFSVTDLPGQIHVKNQGTNAVVTWTPEYNPKCFVVDWGTGKEDMQMKIITTATRNFTLDNFQPYKLYKIMVHTSDVCQCESFIRHEKTFGVTHFYSVEGVPRTGPTNVTILNITKNSALVKWIKIAAEDCLGFLQGYRISYTDSSRKKSPAVTLNSSITSYHLTGLKEKTTYRVQISGFTNAGEGPLTFSQPFSTLKYDKGELEGFVIGLCFSIILILVFAPLTCSLVIKRLKISYWPSVPSPRNSSALQDMTNWKPVSRSLLQALSDNDTTSLFVIEQESKAPLDLFTDGRGDSKHNICQSEKPSSDMHTSPRHEEIPAEAVTSEEDTISIEAPLLSDYASMEFSQKALTVSTSERTAHPHLEMELSSKPAQTKHKVLFASQDYLKQSQVVLLPSGPNFMGQAN; the protein is encoded by the exons ATGAAGagctctctgctggcagctaTCTTTTTACTTGCAAGAG ACTCCTGCCGCTGCACGGACTGGGACTCTCCGTTCTGCCGGCAGCTGCCAG ATTGGGACAATGAATTGGTGTGTTACAAAGAATTAAGTGAGGATCTAACCTGCACCTGGCTGCCATTACCTAATGCTGCAAATACAGTTAATTATACTGTATACTTAAAATG GAACAAAATACGAACACCTTTTAAACAACAAACGTCATCACCTTCCATCACCATAGAACGAAGGAATATCTACATTGAAAGATTTGTATCCGTTTGGATAGCAGTGAAATATGCCCATGACATCTGTGCAAAAGGAAAGAACATCTCAGTTTTGCCAAGCAAAGCAG GAAAGTGCTTGTCACCATCTAACATAAATGCTTATCAGATCACAAACCAATTGATAATAAAATGGGACCTGCCCACAGTCCATGCACAACACGAGCTGAGATACAGAGAGGCACTCACAGAGTCTGCTCCATGGACCCTG gtgCCTCTAGGAAGCAATGTCAATGTCAccatttcaaatttaaatgCTATGTCTTCATACATTGTTCAGCTCAGATGCATAACCAAGGATGGTCTCAactgtgtttgtgtttggagCAAAGAGATTTTGGTCCCTCACA AACTTATGAACAAGCCAAGAATATCATATAATGTAACTACAAGAGTCTCTCCAGGGAGGAGGAGTGTTCTTCTCAAGTGGGAG GTAGCAGAAAGTGAGAATGTCCTTGGATATTTTGTTAATGTGGAAAGAATACCCAACAGTTGCAGCCACCCACCAAATCACATCTCTctcaaagacagagaaattctTGTTAATATCTCCATGGCTTACTATAGAATTAATATTTCTGCCTATAATGAAGCAGGAGAATCTCCACGAGCCATCTACATTGTCCCAGAATTCTCTGTAACAG ACTTGCCTGGTCAAATCCATGTCAAAAACCAGGGAACAAATGCAGTTGTCACATGGACTCCAGAATACAATCCAAAATGTTTTGTGGTTGACTGGGGCACTGGTAAAGAGGacatgcaaatgaaaataataactACAGCTACCAGAAATTTCACATTAG acaATTTTCAGCCATATAAGTTATACAAAATAATGGTGCACACATCTGATGTGTGTCAGTGTGAAAGTTTCATAAGACATGAAAAGACTTTTGGAGTGACCCACTTTTACTCCGTTGAAGGAG TTCCTAGGACTGGTCCCACTAATGTGACAATTCTGAATATCACAAAGAATTCTGCACTTGTGAAGTGGATCAAAATAGCTGCAGAAGACTGTTTGGGCTTTCTCCAGGGATACAGGATCAGTTACACAGATTCATCCAGGAAAAAGTCTCCAG CTGTTACTCTCAACTCTTCTATCACAAGTTACCATCTTACTGGACTGAAGGAAAAGACCACCTACCGTGTGCAGATTTCAGGATTCACTAATGCTGGAGAAGGACCTCTGACTTTTTCACAACCTTTCAGCACTCTAAAATATG ATAAAGGAGAACTTGAAGGTTTTGTGATTGGTCTTTGTTTCAGCATCATACTCATTCTGGTTTTTGCCCCTCTCACTTGTTCTCTGGTGATTAAAAG GCTGAAAATATCATACTGGCCCAGTGTACCAAGCCCAAGAAACAGCAGTGCACTCCAAGACATG ACTAATTGGAAACCTGTTTCAAGGTCACTGCTTCAGGCCCTGTCAGACAATGATACCACCAGCCTTTTTGTCATAGAGCAAGAGTCAAAGGCTCCTCTGGACCTCTTCACAGATGGTAGAGGAGACAGCAAGCACAACATTTGCCAGTCAGAAAAACCTAGCAGTGACATGCACACGAGCCCGAGGCATGAAGAAATCCCTGCAGAAGCAGTTACAAGTGAAGAAGACACTATTTCCATTGAAGCACCACTGCTGAGTGACTATGCCAGCATGGAGTTCAGTCAGAAAGCCCTGACAGTGAGCACGTCTGAAAGAACTGCCCATCCTCACCTGGAAATGGAACTGAGCAGTAAGCCAGCACAGACTAAGCATAAGGTTTTGTTTGCCTCCCAGGACTACCTCAAACAAAGCCAAGTGGTACTTTTGCCATCTGGACCAAATTTCATGGGACAAGCCAATTAA